In Diorhabda sublineata isolate icDioSubl1.1 chromosome 2, icDioSubl1.1, whole genome shotgun sequence, the sequence AAAGATGTCTTGGGGAAACAATaaaacgttgccaaatcgtCTCCAAAGGAGTTAACTACCACCAATTCCAATATAAATTGCGTTAGTGCAAAAGATATCTTAAGGTCATAATAAAACGTTGCTAAATCATCTTAGAAAGAGTTAATTATCacgattttaatataaatcgtTATGTTATTGCAAAAGATGTCTTGGGGACACAATaaaacgttgccaaatcgtCTCCAAAGGAGTTAACTACCACCAATTCCAATATAAATTGCGTTAGTGCAAAAGATATCTTAAGGTCATAATAAAACGTTGCCAAATCATCTTAGAGTGAGTTAATTATCacgattttaatataaatcgtTATGTTATTGCAAAAGATGTCTTGGGGACACAGTaaaacgttgccaaatcgtCTCCAAAGGAGTTAACTACCACCAATTCCAATATAAATTGGGTTAGTGCAAAAGATATCTCAAGGTCATAATAAAACGTTGCCAAATCGACTCCAATGCAGTTATCAACCattaatttcaatgtaaatCGTTGTTTAGAgcaaaatatgtcaaaaaatcgCAATgaaacgttgccaaatcgtCTCCAAAGGAGTTAACTACCACCAATTCCAATATAAATTGGGTTAGTGCAAAAGATATCTCAAGGTCATAATAAAACGTTGCCAAATCGACTCCAATGCAGTTATCAACCattaatttcaatgtaaatCGTTGTTTAGAgcaaaatatgtcaaaaaatcgCAATgaaacgttgccaaatcgtCTCCAAAGGAGTTAACTACCACCAATTCCAATATAAATTGGGTTAGTGCAAAAGATATCTCAAGGTCATAATAAAACGTTGCCAAATCGACTCCAATGCAGTTATCAACCattaatttcaatgtaaatCGTTGTTTAGAgcaaaatatgtcaaaaattcgCAATgaaacgttgccaaatcgtCTCAAAAGGATTCAATTATCATGATTTCGATATAAATCGTTATGTTAGTGCAAAATACGTTTAAAAATGGCAATAAATAATTCCGAAAATATGTGTAAACACATTTGAGTTTATCAACCAAACATAGCTTACTACCTAATTATCTAAATAGAGATAACAATATTCAGTTGTAATAATATCCGTTAtcaattccatttcatttagtTCAACTAGATAAACGATAAACAAAATGtcgaaataagaaaatttcgCAACGTCTGAAATcgattcattataaaaaaaaaaactcgttAGCGCAATATAATTACTTAAGAAGCTCGTGCGTCCGCTACTGGTAATAGAACATTTGTACCATGGTGGTACCAATGCACAAAGACTTGAATCTACGGAGCGTAACGTAATTTTATAGTATTATGTCAAATCGCGGTGGTTATCGTTCTGAAACACAGTCCACgttcacaattttttccatttattcatCAATATGTTTCGTGATAGTTGCAGTGTTGATGTGATTTATTAGGAGACTTTTATTGGTGGCAGCGTATTGAACTAGATggcaaaaaaaatacaaaaataacgtTATTACGTGAGtacattcaatatataaaaagattaagcaaaatatttataatataccacataataatgaaaatattttatatacaaagaGAGGCTGGAATTTTGAACGAagttaatttatcaaattttttctaattttcagaTCAGTTGATTAGTATTACCACCAAAATAATaagtatacagggtgtaccGATTTAGTTATATGACGTTATCTTTGATCTTGTTATTTTTTCGCGACTTTTCGACCTCTATAGTCGATtgtaataacaatatactataatagaggTGTAAAGCTGTACATAACTGTCAAATAAAAGCGAGCACGACGCCCTCTAGACGTccataaatgtcaaaaatagttcaaataattgaaaaactgttATAAAGCACGTAATGATTGTACTTGTACGCGCTTTTGACGTCGAAGTTAACAAACTTTCTACTTTTTAGGCACcgaacgtcaaaaacataacctcacttttctagtTTAGGTTATAGTTGCAGATACCCTGATAAATGACTTTTCTGAGTGAAAAGATGATAGAATTTGTAGTGCTCATgagtgtttatataacaaacagtcggctggatacaagaaaactaaaatttgacaGAATTTAGGGAATTATTTTCCCATTTCTTCCcttaaacaacaatttttctgACCTTGAGAAGGTCACGACAAAGCAGACGAAAGTTTCACGTTTAGATAAGCTTATTTTTAACCatataaaagatttttccaatttttgttaaaataaataatttatcgtattttttaatcgcacctcgtatatataatgTTATGAATCCGCACGTATATATTCGATTTTCACTTTCTAAATAATGGTGTCAGGTTTATTTAAAAGTaggttaatattttatttgaaaaaaaaaattagattctgATCACTGAACTTTTTATGATCGGAATGTATAATGACTTCATATTCATAAgtttgattttcaattaattataatgaaaagatttcaaaatttatttgcgCATGCTTTTATTCACTATCATTTGAATTTGGTTAGGAAAATTATGTAGAATTCCAGTAATAGTTCAAGGTCAAATGTATAAAAACAGTTTTgtgaatttctttcaataactAAACCGGTCCTGTACACTTCGTGATTTGTTGGCAAACAAATTCATTCTAATAATACGttgaataaagtttattttctttttcttaaaattacaaaaaaaaacagtaaacaAACACGTTTTGAATCTACTACAAACTCACTTGTTGATATGAACGATTACGTACCTTCATTTTTTCACCATAATAGAAGACACAAtgtaagttttaaataattaattcttatttaattaaaaaaatgaatatatagtTGTTTTAAAGTCATTTAGAATAGAAGTTATATCCTTATTAACTATTTCCCTAAGATGTTTTTAAGTTTATGTACAACGGCAACGTTGCACAGAATGACAAgtagatatatttattataaaattttgaggttaattcCTTTCAAAAACCGCTCTGGATAGTAGTTATTGTTTTTAGAGAATCATAATGAGTGCAACAATGTTTACGAAAATACCcgaaaattcgaaaactaaaaTCCCTATCCCTGCTAGTCCGACTCCGTTGCGTAGACACAACAGTCTTCGTTTAAAAGGTGAGAAATCGTTCAACTTCACGTCAAGCTCTAGACGTCGTGATGATGGTAACGTTATAGTCCAGGAAAAGTAAGTAAAAATATTCGTAGATGTTActacaaattcatataaaaaaattttaatcaactcaattattttatagtaatagaatatatttttattgatattatttttacgaTAAATATCGTTTTATATAAGTTGTTTGACTGACACaaagatggcgctgccattgtcaaatccatatgacgtttatgaagtacggagtttcaaaagtaaaatttcatgacatttcgattagtcaaaaagttatttgctgaatttaaacgtggtgtacagaaaacatcgaaaaagtcAACAAATTGGTtgtatctaatcgtaaattgaaattccCTGAGATAGCTGAcgccatgagaaagctttttacaaaatggatgccgcgtttactcacgtccatcaaaaacaacaacgttttgatgattcagagcagtgtttggctatgtttacacgtaataaatcatattttttgcgtcgatatgtgacaatggatccATCATTTCAATTTGGAATCGAAAAGATCATCATTTGAGTCGATTGCAGGCGTTGAACCACgaccgaagcgtccaaaggcacaacagtctgCTGGGAAGGTTGTGGATTGATggataaaatagatttttggcaaaaaaatgtgtttttattagTTAGTCACGCGACTTTTGAGTGATGTGTTAAAAGTTTGCCGAtgactaataattttattatttaactgTACTATTAGCCCAGATCAGAAAGTCGTAGCGAACAGAGACCGTCACTGCAATCGATTTTCTTCGGCCGAAACGACGCACCAGTCATCGTCGAACCCTCATTTGAAACGGGGGCGATCGTTCATGGATAGGAGCGATAGGGGGGTGCAAAATGGAACTAAGAGAccggaaaatatgaaaatcggATATAGAAGTCCCGTGGACgttttaaaaaatggtactaCGCCCGAATCTCCGAGTAGAGTGAGAAGTCTGGTGAGTATCGAAACAATTCGATCTTTTcggtatatttatattaatttttttttatagtccTTGTCTTTATCTAATGCTAGACAAGGCAACAATACTTCCAAATCGCCTTCATTAGTTACATCTTCTCCGAATCGACAAATTTCAGCAGATTCGAGGATTTATTCCACTGGTGCCATCGATAATTGGGACAACGAAAGTATTACCAGTATAGGTGAGTAAGATACGCAATTAGGAACTCTACAATCGTTTCCATCTTCCTGCTCTGATGATTTTTAGATCTGTGGTATTCTCTCATATAGTTTTATGGTATTCCTCTTGATAGTTCGCATTTGATTTTACGTATTGTTATTAGGGAGCAGCGTGGGGTCTTGTGATCATTCGAGTGTGGCTTGGAATGGTACGACTTTTTCAGGACGAAGCATGAAGTAAGGATCTGAAGAAATTGGCAATAAAAAAACAGGTTGAAAAGtgttgaaaacatttttttttctgtaggtATGTGTTTCATTGTAACCAACATTCAGGAGCTGTAGGCGATGACTACCTGACGCCGACTCAAAGAGCTCAAAAACAagtgaaaaaactcaaatatctTCTGCAACAAGCCCAGAAAGATTTGGAGGAGAAAGAtagtgatattttgaaattaaccAAAGAAGTAGTTGAATTAAGATTATATAAAGCCGCGTTGAGTTCACCAGAAGACAAATCAAATTCGAGGtgagtacaaaaaaattaacttacaTAAATCAATGTTCacgtaatttttctttatttcttaatgaaaatatctaaattggcaacaatgtaaaaaaaatgtttcactgtaacataaatttatatatcttgATTTCTAGTGAAATTTATTTACACTGGCAACCgcgcaataaatatttttgtcgaTTACATACACAAACCtaataacacaatatttttatcgaattaatttcctataaatattaatagttattaatttttattaggaATAGACTTTTTATTCACACATATATTCAAGAAACTAGTACTAATAGTTAAATAGAGATGTAAggcaacaaaatatttcaataatacgtaataacaaaaaaaaaatggccCGCCAATGGCGTCTGACATAAAACATAACGACACTTacatgagaaaagttgaaataaatgaTCCACTTTACCACAAACTACACGACCACgaatcataattttttgataattaaaatttttttcgagcGAAATCACagttatatatcaaaatagccaaataattaaaaaaattattatagatgCACTGTTTCTGGAAGGCAACGCCGCAAGAAATAAATTCCTTCGTTATCGCGTATTCAGCCACCACCTAGCGTAAAATTCTAAACGGTGTTGTCATGTTTCTTTTTATCTTAATATAGAAATCTCGTAcgaataattcataaaatgaattttttattttataatgaatggtttaatttcaatatcaactcaacaaaatcaaattaaatcacTTGTTTATACTAGTTTATTGTAAATGATACTAAATTgttcctattttattttttctctatatacTTATACTGTTTGTGAATTTGGCTACACTGTAGCTAAAGTTATTACATCATAGAAAGTGGAAGGGTCAATGATGGCTCACTCTAGAAATGTTAACAATTGTGTTATTAGTCTGTGATTACATGCAATTTCATAATTGTCTTTACgatatttcttttgaataatttaataaacttttttagtgttacaatgtatttattttatttccctGGATGTGGCAACGTTGTAGATAATTGTAGCATTCAAATTTATAGAAGTAGTTTTCTCTCACTCACATCCAGTCCTGAGACCGGTGTTGCCAAACGACAcataatttgatcatttttatataaactccaatatttataatttggtcAAATACATTTACAGATTTGATTTGTGTTTTGCGTCATATGGTCTTGTTATAGCAATAATGTTTGAACAATTcgattaaatataattttttaaatattttagacataacttacatacatatttttctgaatatatttaTAGAGTTATATAAGATTGTGAATGTATGTGTGTATACacacttttttaattattaaaaaaatattttatctttcgCGGCAATGgttttttaatcataaaaacaaaagaaagaacttttttattatgatttcaagcaaaattagataattttgGCAATACTGCACTATATTTTCAAGTATGCATCTAAGGCACCTGGCAACGCCGCCTGAAACATAAATTAAACAAACAAGGGCGTTTCGATGACGTAACAAGTATAGAAATGgacgaaaacaaaatataaacacgaacatttctatatatatattatatgagGGATGTCTGAAAACTAGAATAGTGTTGTTTTCTTAACTactttctataaaaccgtaaaTGCAAGATTTTTAACTGGGAAAAGATTGTAAAACGAACATAACCTGTATTTTGTGCGTGTTGTTGGTTTATTTGTTTCAAGGTCGTTTCGTTATTATAAACCAATCATTATTGTTGAGTGTACAGTAAacattccaatatttttattgatttccaattaatataaactggtaaataatgaaattacgAGGAAAATCTAAAATCTTGTTAATATAATTCGCAGTGATGCCATTACTGTTAGAGAGAATAACAGTAATGAGACAACTCCGGAAGAAACGATCGATGGGGTTAGGAATCATGTACCAAATGAACTTAACGGTTCTTTTACGGATTCGGGCAATTTCGAAGACTGTACAAGTTCGTCCGTATATTCTAAAGAATCAGAAGAATGTAAATCGGTAAgtttaaatttacaaaaagaagattcataaacttgacgttaacctttaacctaaaaatttagtTATACTTTTTGACGTGTTAATGCTTTctgttttcgtgatatttttgtttgtaatccgGTATTTATGAactatattatgaataataacgaagagtttttatttattgggaGCATTAAGCAAAATAACGTAGATGCCGACGTCAAACGGCAACCATGAATGGTAttatgcatttcaatgtttttaattttgtaccAGCAAACGGAAAAAGGAAAGTCGAGTTTATTAATCAGCTTAGACACTATGAGATTCATATTTTTGACTGaggaaaatatttcttatataatcgTATTCAAAACTCTAGCCTAGTAGTTTGAGGAAATTAGAAAAAGCGACTTCGACAGAAGAAGATCAGGAACATAAAAGAATCATAGAGGAATACGAAAGGAGGTTTCAAGAATTGGTTAGAACACACGAAGAAGAATCTTTACAATTGAAGCAAAAACACAACGAAAAAGTTGAGGAACTCCTACAGAGGATAAGCGAAATTAACGACAGGTTAGttggaaatgtttatttttaagagaagtttttattttgtttaatgtttataaataggGAAGTTGAAGTGGTATTTGGGCTTTAAAGTATGAATATATCAGAGATAAGAGTTTTTGATGGAAATGCAAGGTAGATACTCAGGGCACAATTAGTATTTTGTCCTTAATTCATGGGAATGGTTATAATATGTCAAACAAATGATATCCTTAAAAGAAACTctttaaatataatgaaataatcgaTTGGTGATTTTTCTGatccaatataataattttgattaatgttttggcataaatattaacaaattaaaaatgttttgtcaACTGGTTAAAGGGAAGTTTTGGAAATACAGTAGAGCATCAATTATCCTAATACCGGTCATCAGGACGTCCGCGTGCTAGGTTTTGATGAATTTTCGCATGGGATGTTCTAACTTTCATTTCGCCATGGTAATGTACGTTGCAGTTCAGGATTTAGGTTGGTTGGTTTTGGTAATTTTGAACCCAAGAACATTTATGTGGACGAAACAGGTTTCAACTGGGAAAAGCTGCCAACCAAGTCCCTTGTTTCCTACAGCGCCTGGGAACAAAGACAGCAAGGCCCGCATTACATCCATGGTTTGGGCTAACTCTACTGGTGATCACAGGCTCCTGTTGCTTATTCTGGGGAAAGCAAAGCAGCCTAGATGTTTTAAGTGCATAATCAAGCTTCCTGTTGTATACAAAGTGCTCTTACTCATATATAATATACTAACTCACCATTCAGACGTTATTTTGAGTTCACATGATGGCAGTCACTCCTACAAGCAATGGACCAGGGTGTGTTAGAAACATTTAAACGTTTCTACAGAAAGTAATAGCTTAAAATGCTGCTTCTAGATCTGGATAATGGTGAAGAATCAATTACAAGAAATTAAATCCAAAAGACGCCGTCTATATGGCGGAGGATGCTTGGACATCCGTAAATGACACCACACTTGAAACATCATGGAATAAACTGTGTCTTAAGCCACgagttttgcaaaaaaattgtgatactGATCCAGATGACCCTCAAGAACCACAAGCAAGTGATTAAATAAGAGAAATCATCGAAGAAGCaagtagaaaatgaaattccaacCCACCATGAGGTGTCTTCTTGTTTGGAAAAAGCTATGAAGTGGCTAGAGCGTCAAACTGAGTGTGACACCATCCAGCTTTTGTCTCTAAAAAAGAAGACTAAGGAATTTAGGTGCAAAAAACGTGTTTGTAGTAGTTTTAAGCAAAAGAAAATGTCTGATTTCTTTCGTCAGTATCCTTAAACATATAGTGCATAATTTGTGGTGTTTTGTAAATTCTATTTGCTGTTTTTTATGGATctagatatataaataattttatgtagtGCAGTgaattcagtttataataataaatagtcaaTAAGCAAGAGCCGGGATCTATTATTTCacctttataaataaataagaaaaacatgaTATCCGGATAATCGATGCTGTACTGTAAATAATCAGAAATCAATCAGGTTTCGGTATAACATCACTTAATCATACAGGTACTGGCAACTTGTTCCTGAACTAGAAGAGGCCAAAGAAAGGATAAAAGAACTGGAACATCAATTAGAAGAAGCTAGTAAGAAGCTCGATGAACAGATCGCCGAAACAGCAAAGACTGCTAAATCAGAAGAACTTCTAAATAGAAGTGAAGAGCTAGTAAAGCATCATAACAAAGTAATGCACTGTAAAATCAATTctaatgttaaaaaaatcatttttttttcaatctttaatAGATAGTCGAATTGGCTCAACATCCTAGTCGTGTGTCAGTTCCTGAATTATTAAAAGAACTACAAGTGACAAGAAACGAGCTGGAAAATATACGGGTAAGTATAAAAGACTATTTCTTATCGGTTGTATCTGAAAATCTgcttattttgtataaaatgtgTCAGTTTGCAATTTCGTGACTCAAAATGATTGTTTGCTTTGAATTTACCCCCCAAAATAACCCATTTTATCTTTCCCATTTGCTACAATCCATTATTTAAcaagttgtattttttttaatatttagcaaacgaaacatgaaaaaaatgtttttctaataaCTAATGTACATTGCATTAACAAACTAATATTCTATAAGTGCTTAAATTGATACGTTTTTTCAGGACGTTGAATATGCATCAACTTCTAATAATTCACAACCACTCTTGAGTGCGAAAGAGGCACTTTCTTTGTGGGTACTTGGTGCAAGAAAGGTAATCACCTGAGACGTACAATTTTGCACCTGAATTGATACCGTAGCTGACAATGTCCTcgattattaatgaaaaaaaaaatggtgaaGGGATACTAAAAATTGGGACATTTTTAGCTGGGTATCTATTTAGCACTACTGTGATTAATTTAAAGCTGCATGAATATTACTTACAAGGTTTCCGTTATGAAAAAGTTGTTGATATTCAGATATGTTCATTATTATTCCTTTCATATATTCTTACACACCCcgtatatcaaaattataatacCCTAAATGTTTTTCGTCTATTgtataaatgagaaaatattttctagtaaAAAAACTTGTAACTATTCAAATAGAcgtaaaattaagaaaatatataccaggggtatatgaaaaatactttattgATATAGAATTAGCGTAACCATCGTCGTTCTGCATCTGGCTACTCGATGAAAACACGT encodes:
- the LOC130440805 gene encoding protein quick-to-court isoform X2; this encodes MSATMFTKIPENSKTKIPIPASPTPLRRHNSLRLKGEKSFNFTSSSRRRDDGNVIVQENPDQKVVANRDRHCNRFSSAETTHQSSSNPHLKRGRSFMDRSDRGVQNGTKRPENMKIGYRSPVDVLKNGTTPESPSRVRSLSLSLSNARQGNNTSKSPSLVTSSPNRQISADSRIYSTGAIDNWDNESITSIGSSVGSCDHSSVAWNGTTFSGRSMKYVFHCNQHSGAVGDDYLTPTQRAQKQVKKLKYLLQQAQKDLEEKDSDILKLTKEVVELRLYKAALSSPEDKSNSSDAITVRENNSNETTPEETIDGVRNHVPNELNGSFTDSGNFEDCTSSSVYSKESEECKSPSSLRKLEKATSTEEDQEHKRIIEEYERRFQELVRTHEEESLQLKQKHNEKVEELLQRISEINDRYWQLVPELEEAKERIKELEHQLEEASKKLDEQIAETAKTAKSEELLNRSEELVKHHNKIVELAQHPSRVSVPELLKELQVTRNELENIRAMYRQLIEAKNKNKIDPEITLQFLKSAVYYFLTDKENSQGHLKAIQSILGFTPNEISTIERARLT
- the LOC130440805 gene encoding protein quick-to-court isoform X1 translates to MSATMFTKIPENSKTKIPIPASPTPLRRHNSLRLKGEKSFNFTSSSRRRDDGNVIVQENPDQKVVANRDRHCNRFSSAETTHQSSSNPHLKRGRSFMDRSDRGVQNGTKRPENMKIGYRSPVDVLKNGTTPESPSRVRSLSLSLSNARQGNNTSKSPSLVTSSPNRQISADSRIYSTGAIDNWDNESITSIGSSVGSCDHSSVAWNGTTFSGRSMKYVFHCNQHSGAVGDDYLTPTQRAQKQVKKLKYLLQQAQKDLEEKDSDILKLTKEVVELRLYKAALSSPEDKSNSSDAITVRENNSNETTPEETIDGVRNHVPNELNGSFTDSGNFEDCTSSSVYSKESEECKSPSSLRKLEKATSTEEDQEHKRIIEEYERRFQELVRTHEEESLQLKQKHNEKVEELLQRISEINDRYWQLVPELEEAKERIKELEHQLEEASKKLDEQIAETAKTAKSEELLNRSEELVKHHNKIVELAQHPSRVSVPELLKELQVTRNELENIRDVEYASTSNNSQPLLSAKEALSLWVLGARKAMYRQLIEAKNKNKIDPEITLQFLKSAVYYFLTDKENSQGHLKAIQSILGFTPNEISTIERARLT